In Nitrospira sp., one genomic interval encodes:
- a CDS encoding inositol monophosphatase, translating into MQTTERMLPPDYPDLMATAVQAAQRAGETLRDYAKSGFRIHYKAAINLVTDADRQAEECIVQTIRHTYPSHRILAEERGQDGTAPSPYQWIVDPLDGTTNFAHGFPFYSVSIGLEYRGQCVLGVVLDPVRGELFTAGVGQGAFLDAEPLSVSAIDTLDKSLLVTGFAYNIRETANNNLDHFSHMSLRAQAIRRTGSAALDLCYVAAGRFEGYWEVTLSPWDMAAGIVIVREAGGRVSGFAHEPFSLYGRELVATNGRIHEQLLAALRRQDAR; encoded by the coding sequence ATGCAGACCACAGAGAGGATGCTTCCCCCGGATTATCCGGACCTGATGGCCACTGCGGTTCAGGCGGCCCAACGGGCAGGGGAGACCCTGCGCGACTATGCGAAGTCCGGCTTCCGCATCCATTACAAAGCCGCCATCAACCTCGTCACCGATGCCGATCGCCAGGCCGAGGAATGCATCGTTCAGACCATTCGCCACACCTATCCCTCCCACCGCATTCTTGCGGAAGAGCGCGGCCAGGACGGGACCGCACCTTCGCCCTATCAGTGGATTGTCGACCCGTTGGACGGCACCACCAACTTTGCCCACGGCTTCCCCTTCTATTCCGTGTCGATCGGGTTGGAATACCGAGGCCAGTGCGTGTTGGGCGTCGTGCTGGACCCTGTGCGCGGCGAACTCTTTACAGCCGGGGTCGGGCAGGGAGCCTTCCTCGACGCAGAACCCCTGTCTGTCTCCGCCATCGATACACTCGACAAGTCCCTCCTGGTCACGGGTTTCGCCTACAACATTCGCGAAACGGCGAACAATAACCTCGATCACTTTTCACATATGTCGCTCCGGGCGCAGGCGATACGGCGTACCGGTTCCGCGGCACTCGACCTCTGTTATGTCGCGGCAGGACGATTCGAGGGGTACTGGGAAGTGACTCTGAGCCCATGGGATATGGCCGCGGGCATCGTCATTGTGCGGGAAGCAGGAGGGAGAGTCTCCGGGTTTGCTCATGAACCCTTTTCACTGTACGGCCGAGAACTCGTCGCTACCAACGGCCGTATCCACGAGCAACTCCTGGCGGCACTGCGCCGGCAAGACGCTCGTTAA
- a CDS encoding P-II family nitrogen regulator, which yields MLGFTLHPMKEIKIVVQGDQLKFVTEVLDRVGATGYTIINNVSGKGHHGFHEGHLLFNDTSSQVIVFTVVPEDKVEPILAALGPLFSKHSGAMFVSDVAVSRREHFLAK from the coding sequence ATGCTCGGGTTCACACTGCATCCCATGAAGGAAATTAAGATCGTCGTGCAGGGCGATCAACTGAAGTTTGTCACGGAGGTGCTGGATCGGGTGGGAGCCACCGGCTACACGATCATCAACAACGTGTCCGGAAAGGGCCACCACGGATTCCATGAAGGCCACCTGCTGTTCAATGACACCAGCAGCCAGGTGATCGTCTTCACGGTCGTCCCGGAAGACAAGGTGGAACCGATCCTGGCCGCACTGGGACCGCTCTTCAGCAAGCACTCCGGCGCCATGTTCGTGAGCGATGTGGCCGTCAGTCGGCGGGAACACTTCCTCGCCAAGTAA
- a CDS encoding sigma-54-dependent Fis family transcriptional regulator produces MAWQLLLVEDEESVREAFVLRLSDHGYVVKTAASGEEALAILHSFEPDILVLDLVMPNLSGLDVLARAKQSYPSLPALVLTARGTVKDAVEAMRLGAFDFVAKTIDMEDLLHALRRVTTYLTLQRQVRLQSGRDAARYAMDRVIAHSPVTQAFLAQIRELAKNDRVTVLLQGETGTGKQYMGRVIHFNSPRTDKPCLEVDCPSIPRDLFESELFGHEKGSFTGAAGRKCGLIEMADGGTVLFDEIADLPLPLQAKLLRVLEERTLRRVGGSTSIPVDVRFMAATNRDLKAAVAQGDFREDLYFRLNVVTVTVPPLRSRGDDIIPLAEQFLLRSAVELNKPVRALGPSAQSLLRRYPFPGNVRELSNVIERAVLFSSDTTLEATHFPPDIQDHPVSTGKHQDTPSSVTGRADSETVRIDFRVGEQTLTDLEDRIITEVLKRCEGNKTLAAKHLGITRWKLDRRRKT; encoded by the coding sequence ATGGCATGGCAATTACTGTTGGTCGAAGATGAAGAATCGGTCCGCGAGGCCTTCGTCCTGCGCTTAAGCGACCACGGCTACGTCGTCAAAACAGCCGCCTCAGGTGAGGAAGCCTTGGCCATCCTGCACTCCTTCGAGCCCGATATTCTCGTGCTGGATCTCGTGATGCCCAACCTCTCCGGCCTCGACGTGTTGGCACGTGCCAAACAATCGTATCCTTCGCTTCCAGCCCTGGTCCTGACCGCGAGAGGAACCGTCAAGGATGCGGTGGAGGCCATGCGGCTCGGCGCGTTCGACTTCGTCGCCAAGACGATCGACATGGAAGACCTGCTCCACGCGCTCCGACGGGTGACGACGTACCTGACGTTACAGCGACAGGTTCGCTTGCAGAGCGGCCGAGACGCAGCCCGCTATGCGATGGATCGTGTCATCGCCCACAGCCCTGTGACCCAGGCGTTCCTCGCCCAAATACGCGAATTGGCCAAGAACGATCGTGTCACCGTCCTGCTCCAAGGCGAAACCGGAACGGGCAAGCAGTACATGGGGCGCGTGATCCATTTCAACAGCCCGCGAACGGACAAGCCTTGTCTGGAGGTCGACTGCCCTTCCATTCCTCGCGACCTCTTCGAAAGCGAGTTATTCGGGCACGAGAAGGGATCGTTCACCGGAGCCGCCGGTCGCAAATGCGGCCTGATTGAGATGGCCGATGGGGGCACGGTGCTGTTCGACGAGATCGCCGATTTACCGCTCCCGCTGCAAGCCAAATTGCTGCGCGTGCTCGAAGAGCGGACGCTCCGCCGGGTCGGTGGCTCGACGTCGATTCCCGTCGACGTCCGATTCATGGCGGCGACGAACCGGGATCTCAAAGCCGCCGTGGCGCAGGGAGACTTTCGGGAAGACCTCTATTTTCGGCTGAACGTGGTGACGGTCACCGTTCCGCCGCTACGGAGTCGAGGCGACGATATCATTCCGTTGGCAGAACAGTTCTTGTTGCGGTCGGCGGTGGAGCTGAATAAACCGGTGCGCGCCCTTGGACCAAGCGCGCAGTCGTTGCTTCGCCGCTATCCCTTTCCCGGAAACGTCCGGGAATTGAGCAACGTGATCGAACGGGCCGTCCTCTTCAGTTCGGACACAACCTTGGAGGCCACCCATTTCCCGCCCGACATTCAAGACCACCCGGTCTCGACCGGCAAACACCAGGACACACCGTCGTCGGTCACGGGACGGGCGGATTCGGAGACCGTGCGGATCGACTTTCGGGTCGGCGAACAGACACTCACCGATCTGGAGGACCGCATCATCACCGAAGTGTTAAAGCGTTGTGAGGGCAACAAGACCCTCGCCGCAAAGCATTTGGGCATTACCCGGTGGAAGCTGGATCGGCGCCGAAAAACCTAA
- a CDS encoding NADH-quinone oxidoreductase subunit L: MDVLFPLLTILAPLLSALLIRTFQADLGERCARIGIAALACSAVGAIATLWLVVYGEPIVLTLLTLGAGAFDLTLLVDRLAGIMMVLISLVSLVIHLYSNRYMVGDAGYTRFFARLGLLTFVLLSLVTSGNLLWLFACWHLVTWLLGTLLAFNQDSLPAQRACRSTVTIHSIGDAAFLLAMGLLYHVYGTLDLRTLFDRLAEGASQPVGFMGLEVPTFATLLLLVSVMTKSAQFPFHIWLPGTIEAPTPVSALLHAGIVNAGGFLVNRLAPLYGLAPTTLHLMFLIGALTALIGATTMLTQSSIKRTLVYSTMGQMGYMVMECGLGAFALAVFHLCAHGLFKATLFLNSGANIHASRTDLKLPDHRTVGAPAQFSFITWATGLVMTLMLPLMILLMAHGLVNIPLFEAQGTVIFLFFAWVTSAQAIFSLYRLHSVASWKVSATMLATLAFIGLTYLWAGETFTHFLYPTPGQAAAYFQVAGWNQGLFDTFMALSACMVIGVWMILYGKAHGVRILVPEWLRTLQAAAYVAFLNGLYVEDGLRALRGGQHRKTS, translated from the coding sequence ATGGACGTGCTCTTCCCCCTTCTTACGATTCTGGCGCCGCTGCTGAGCGCGTTGCTGATCCGAACCTTCCAAGCGGATCTGGGAGAACGATGCGCCCGCATCGGGATTGCCGCGTTGGCCTGCTCGGCTGTCGGCGCGATCGCGACCCTGTGGCTCGTCGTCTACGGCGAGCCGATAGTCCTGACCCTGTTGACCCTAGGTGCCGGCGCCTTCGACCTGACCCTCCTGGTGGATCGATTGGCCGGCATCATGATGGTGCTGATCAGCCTGGTCAGCCTCGTCATCCACCTCTACTCGAACCGATACATGGTGGGCGATGCGGGCTATACGCGCTTCTTCGCCCGCCTGGGCCTGCTGACCTTCGTGTTGCTGAGTTTGGTGACGAGCGGCAACCTCTTGTGGTTGTTCGCCTGCTGGCACCTCGTGACCTGGCTGCTCGGGACACTCTTGGCCTTCAATCAGGATAGTCTTCCTGCCCAGCGGGCTTGCCGAAGCACCGTCACCATCCACAGCATCGGGGATGCGGCCTTCCTCCTGGCCATGGGGCTCCTCTACCACGTGTACGGCACATTGGACCTGCGTACCCTGTTCGATCGGCTCGCAGAGGGCGCGTCACAGCCGGTCGGCTTCATGGGCCTGGAGGTCCCGACGTTCGCTACCCTGCTGCTACTGGTTTCCGTGATGACGAAATCCGCCCAGTTTCCCTTTCACATCTGGTTGCCGGGTACGATCGAGGCACCCACTCCGGTCTCGGCGCTGCTGCATGCCGGAATCGTGAATGCGGGCGGATTCTTGGTCAATCGACTGGCGCCGCTGTACGGCCTCGCGCCGACGACGCTGCATCTCATGTTCCTCATCGGCGCCCTGACGGCCTTGATCGGCGCGACCACGATGCTGACCCAATCCAGCATCAAGCGCACTCTGGTCTATTCGACTATGGGACAGATGGGCTACATGGTGATGGAATGCGGTCTGGGTGCGTTTGCGCTCGCGGTATTCCACCTCTGTGCCCATGGACTCTTCAAGGCCACCCTGTTTCTCAATTCCGGCGCGAACATTCACGCTTCGCGCACCGACCTCAAGCTCCCCGATCACCGCACGGTGGGAGCGCCGGCGCAGTTCTCCTTCATCACCTGGGCCACTGGCTTGGTCATGACCCTCATGCTGCCGCTGATGATCCTCCTGATGGCACATGGGCTCGTGAACATTCCGCTGTTCGAGGCGCAGGGGACCGTGATCTTCCTGTTCTTCGCCTGGGTCACCTCCGCCCAAGCCATCTTCAGCCTCTATCGACTCCATAGCGTGGCGTCATGGAAAGTCTCCGCTACGATGCTCGCGACGCTGGCCTTCATCGGCCTCACCTATTTGTGGGCGGGAGAAACCTTTACCCACTTCCTCTATCCGACCCCAGGGCAAGCGGCCGCCTACTTCCAGGTCGCCGGATGGAACCAAGGCCTGTTCGATACGTTCATGGCCCTCTCGGCCTGCATGGTTATCGGAGTCTGGATGATCCTCTACGGGAAGGCGCATGGTGTCAGAATCCTCGTGCCCGAATGGCTGCGTACTCTCCAAGCGGCCGCTTACGTGGCGTTTCTCAACGGGCTCTACGTGGAAGACGGGCTGAGGGCCCTCCGCGGCGGCCAGCACCGCAAGACCAGCTGA
- a CDS encoding carboxymuconolactone decarboxylase family protein, which translates to MEHYYHSKDLGKFSEMGKGNPALWDKFMAYYNAVFAEGALTEREKALIALGVAHAVQCPYCIDAYTQTCLEKGSNTEEMTEAVHVACAIRGGASLVHGVQMRNVAEKLSM; encoded by the coding sequence ATGGAGCATTATTACCACTCGAAAGATCTCGGCAAATTCTCGGAGATGGGCAAGGGCAACCCGGCGCTCTGGGACAAATTCATGGCGTACTACAATGCCGTGTTTGCGGAAGGTGCGCTCACCGAGCGCGAAAAGGCCTTGATCGCCCTAGGCGTCGCCCATGCCGTGCAGTGTCCTTACTGTATCGATGCCTACACCCAGACTTGCCTGGAGAAGGGATCCAATACCGAGGAGATGACCGAGGCCGTCCATGTGGCCTGCGCCATCCGAGGCGGCGCCTCACTGGTGCATGGTGTGCAAATGCGGAACGTCGCCGAGAAACTCTCGATGTAA
- a CDS encoding UDP-3-O-acyl-N-acetylglucosamine deacetylase, protein MRFQQTIGSSISCSGVGLHSGQPVTMTLRPAPPNTGIVFVCKTGSDEVLLPASVTNKVPTELCTAISSNGRQVKTIEHVLAALAGMEIDNVYVEVDAGEVPVLDGSASPFVHLIRTVGAIPQSRRQSFVKITQPIEVVDGAKRVRIEPSSTPKITYSIHYDHPMIQTQSYTYAHSVAAFEREISAARTFGFLHEVEALWSRGLGKGGNLDNTVVLSQEGVVNQSGLRFPNEFVRHKVLDLIGDVALLGFPFIGHIVAERSGHAMHTKLVEQILAQRDKWVLITAESAPVAQESRPSLGLLRPAPSLAI, encoded by the coding sequence GTGCGGTTTCAGCAAACCATCGGATCGTCTATTTCTTGTTCAGGTGTTGGTCTTCATTCCGGGCAGCCGGTCACGATGACGTTGCGGCCGGCCCCCCCTAACACGGGCATTGTCTTCGTGTGCAAGACCGGCTCAGACGAGGTCCTGCTTCCCGCTTCGGTGACGAATAAAGTCCCGACCGAACTCTGCACGGCCATCAGCTCGAACGGTCGTCAAGTGAAGACCATCGAACATGTGCTGGCCGCACTTGCCGGCATGGAAATCGATAACGTTTACGTAGAGGTCGACGCCGGGGAAGTCCCCGTCCTCGACGGGAGCGCCAGCCCGTTCGTGCACCTCATTCGGACGGTCGGCGCCATTCCGCAGAGTCGGCGGCAATCCTTCGTGAAGATCACACAACCTATCGAAGTCGTGGATGGAGCCAAGCGGGTCCGGATCGAACCTTCGTCGACCCCCAAGATTACCTACTCAATCCATTACGACCATCCGATGATCCAAACTCAGTCCTATACCTACGCGCACTCCGTTGCGGCATTCGAACGTGAAATCTCAGCCGCTCGGACATTCGGGTTTTTGCATGAGGTCGAAGCCCTGTGGTCCCGAGGCCTCGGCAAGGGCGGAAACCTGGACAATACGGTCGTGCTCTCCCAAGAGGGAGTCGTCAATCAGTCCGGGTTGCGCTTTCCAAATGAGTTCGTCCGCCACAAGGTGCTGGACCTCATCGGGGATGTGGCGCTGCTCGGCTTCCCGTTCATCGGACACATCGTGGCCGAGCGGTCCGGCCATGCGATGCACACAAAACTCGTCGAACAGATCCTGGCACAACGCGACAAATGGGTCTTGATCACCGCAGAGTCCGCCCCGGTCGCGCAGGAATCTCGCCCGTCGCTCGGCCTGCTTCGCCCAGCCCCGTCGCTCGCAATCTAA
- a CDS encoding PAS domain S-box protein has translation MSSPKRPRHSASPPVLQEAAAAEVLAWVSTCIEDGLCLISQGILIFESHRFTDLLRAVSVPEAAHGEVVAPDHRPLRGRLFAEARAWNQEPLGAQGSREYRFTDTQGRPLQYECRYTLVPYHGETGVLLALRDVTGQALPVQEESQAVRFQSVLARIGALAVSDAPAQELMNQAVRLTAEALRVELCKLLIPREPDDHLAVMAGVGLKEELIGKLTIEGGTHSQAGYAIGKRLPVVVRDLRKETRFTPSKLLTEHGAIAGMCVPMLIEDRVYGVMTAHTRQVRDFSDSELEFLCSVANTVATVLERRRRADTQMDLYHRLFMSARDGIMLTDTEGRILEWNPALERMTGWTREETLGQRPAILKSGKHAPDFYNRLWQAIRSGRPFVDRFINRRKDGSEFLVWESVSPVNDRDGTTQYYMAILTDLSEREQMLEALRHTEQVKLVGQLAGGILHEIRNPLIGLGSLATHLAAQDTLPQSARDRCRLIAREAARIDELLESHLGQLRPRPFDMRPCDLTSLLDDALTLLRPNLVKHGIVVQKIVAPDLPTVELSLAHIHQVCLNIMLNAIDAMPNGGQLMVGVRLDNRQRPGLLLSFADSGKGIPPDDLKRIYEPFFTSGKAKGVGLGLTITQDIVERHGGQLAINSPPSGGAVVDIWLPLHHEA, from the coding sequence ATGTCTTCACCCAAACGTCCACGCCATAGCGCCTCGCCCCCCGTCCTGCAGGAAGCGGCCGCGGCAGAGGTCTTGGCCTGGGTCAGCACCTGCATTGAGGACGGCCTCTGTCTTATCTCCCAGGGTATCCTGATCTTTGAGAGCCACCGCTTCACGGACCTCCTCAGAGCCGTCAGCGTTCCCGAGGCCGCCCACGGAGAAGTGGTAGCCCCAGACCACCGACCCCTTCGAGGCCGGCTGTTTGCGGAGGCTCGCGCCTGGAACCAGGAACCCCTTGGAGCACAAGGCTCCAGGGAGTATCGGTTCACGGATACGCAGGGCCGTCCATTGCAGTATGAATGCCGCTACACGCTCGTGCCCTATCACGGCGAGACCGGCGTCTTGCTGGCATTGCGGGACGTCACCGGACAAGCCCTGCCGGTCCAGGAGGAGTCGCAGGCGGTGCGGTTTCAATCGGTGCTCGCCCGCATCGGCGCGCTGGCGGTGAGTGATGCCCCGGCGCAGGAGCTGATGAACCAGGCCGTCCGATTGACCGCGGAGGCGCTCCGCGTTGAACTGTGCAAATTGCTCATCCCGCGCGAGCCCGATGACCACTTGGCCGTCATGGCCGGGGTCGGCCTCAAGGAGGAGCTGATCGGGAAACTCACCATCGAAGGCGGGACCCATTCGCAGGCTGGTTACGCCATCGGCAAGCGCCTCCCGGTCGTCGTGCGCGACCTGCGCAAAGAAACCCGCTTCACTCCCTCGAAACTCCTGACAGAACATGGAGCTATCGCGGGGATGTGCGTGCCGATGCTGATTGAAGACCGGGTGTACGGCGTCATGACCGCCCACACGCGACAGGTCCGGGACTTCTCCGACTCGGAATTGGAGTTTCTCTGCTCCGTCGCGAACACGGTCGCGACCGTACTGGAGCGGCGGCGGCGCGCGGATACGCAGATGGACCTCTATCACCGGCTATTCATGTCTGCACGAGACGGCATTATGCTGACCGACACCGAAGGGCGGATCCTCGAATGGAACCCGGCCCTGGAGCGCATGACGGGGTGGACGCGCGAGGAGACGCTGGGGCAACGACCGGCCATCCTCAAATCCGGCAAACATGCGCCGGACTTCTACAATCGCCTCTGGCAGGCTATCCGCTCCGGCCGTCCATTCGTCGACCGGTTCATCAATCGCCGCAAAGATGGATCGGAGTTTCTCGTCTGGGAAAGCGTCAGCCCCGTGAACGATCGTGACGGCACCACCCAGTATTACATGGCCATCCTGACGGACCTGAGCGAGCGCGAACAGATGCTGGAGGCGCTCCGACATACCGAGCAGGTGAAACTGGTCGGACAACTGGCGGGTGGGATCCTCCACGAGATCCGCAATCCCTTGATCGGATTGGGCAGCCTGGCCACGCACCTCGCCGCTCAGGACACGCTGCCCCAGTCTGCGCGAGACCGATGCAGACTGATCGCGAGAGAAGCGGCGCGGATCGACGAACTCCTGGAGTCCCACCTAGGACAATTACGGCCTCGCCCTTTTGATATGCGCCCTTGCGACCTCACCTCTTTGCTAGACGATGCGTTGACCCTCTTGAGACCGAATCTGGTCAAACACGGGATCGTCGTACAGAAGATCGTCGCGCCCGACCTGCCGACCGTGGAGCTATCGCTTGCCCACATCCATCAGGTCTGTCTCAACATCATGCTGAACGCCATCGACGCCATGCCGAACGGCGGACAACTCATGGTCGGGGTGCGGCTCGACAACAGGCAACGCCCCGGCCTGCTGCTGTCCTTTGCGGATTCCGGCAAGGGCATCCCACCGGACGACCTGAAGCGCATTTACGAGCCCTTTTTCACGAGCGGCAAGGCCAAGGGGGTCGGCCTCGGCCTGACCATTACGCAGGACATCGTCGAGCGGCATGGGGGCCAGTTGGCCATCAACAGTCCGCCCAGCGGCGGCGCGGTGGTCGACATTTGGCTTCCGTTGCATCACGAGGCCTAA
- a CDS encoding DUF2309 domain-containing protein: MTTRPPQAFTDAQRMELRSYVELAGEAIAQFWPMRTFIHHNPLHGLETLSFEQAVARGTELFGACGYLSNDTYRRYFRQGRIREEDVRTALHPMAGDKRVTFGSLEVSHQDVLAASLIHGISDPTTSKPSHTPDGDPEAPSRIEAWLASALGNQVVGTPPALAPWPSSDLPRRETLGAWCDRTLGTSIVETLNRELVKWASAFLDEGEVSWSMPEREQTFYRAWKTLARHDLTLRLLGISEAPAKIQALPHRPEEALLQSLMQLGIPKSAWEEYLARHLSAMPGWSGYIKWRAHQSDHPWQEQFPIDLVKYLAVRLFYERELVDQACRSQLGLAGNTGDIAAYIDHHPHAYWFRREWIAGRLSSDAAAIGKNLAASDRRHDHTQWEEAGRRQYEAVLNEHQARAIRRGADRLLRLAQALSVPLESVVTTAPSDARTILQWLEDFPPSHHGAVWLEAFEGSHRHQLLSELQTAAQQPPSTPSLGEGDSGSRPLAQVVFCIDVRSEVFRRHLEDRGGYETLGLAGFFGVPLYYQPFNAHHTVTHCPVLLKPKNHVRELPRSYHGVLAERHKTAAQLAEAAHTLLHDLKENVVTPYVMVEALGWFFSLPFFGKTLLPRWYHAIGRWLREMLTPAMATTLTVDKLSREEAEEMVAAEQRGQIREILRARFGLSGPTLSPTLLESIRRNALGQADPTGSEVAALLSLTTENEQALYRDLREHQRISPRGVSERLDRITQTGFSVSEQTYFVEAALRLMGLTSNFSRMVIFCAHGSTSQNNPYESALDCGACGGNQGLPNARAIAAMANHPAVRAQLLARGITIPGDTHFLAAQHDTTTDRVRIVDLEDVPATHRKDLQRLLTDLDEAGTQASLERNRALGQVAAPSDSRRSRLLAQRRSEDWSEVRPEWGLSRNSAMIIGRRALTQPVDLRGRAFLHSYDHRQDASGKLLEAIMTAPLVVAQWINMEHYFSTVDNEVYGSSSKVYHNVVGRIGVMTGVWSDLRIGLPAQTVLNGGEPYHEPMRLLAIIEAPPARIRAIVDRHPLLEQLFRLRWVTLVALDPQDNRFYHYDPSGEWRGGDTNDARVHTASHEGN; the protein is encoded by the coding sequence ATGACGACTCGCCCGCCACAGGCCTTTACCGATGCCCAACGCATGGAACTCCGCTCATACGTGGAGTTGGCCGGCGAGGCCATTGCGCAGTTTTGGCCCATGCGAACCTTCATTCACCATAACCCCCTGCATGGGTTGGAGACCCTGTCGTTCGAACAGGCGGTGGCCCGAGGGACGGAACTCTTCGGCGCGTGCGGGTACTTGAGCAACGACACCTACCGCCGCTACTTTCGACAAGGCCGAATCCGGGAAGAGGATGTGCGAACGGCGCTCCATCCGATGGCAGGCGACAAGCGAGTGACCTTCGGTTCGCTAGAAGTCTCGCATCAAGATGTCCTCGCTGCCTCCTTGATCCATGGCATCTCGGACCCAACAACCAGCAAGCCGAGCCACACGCCGGATGGTGATCCCGAAGCCCCCTCGCGCATTGAGGCCTGGCTGGCCTCCGCCTTGGGCAACCAGGTCGTCGGTACCCCTCCCGCACTGGCCCCCTGGCCCTCGTCCGACTTGCCGCGTCGGGAAACCCTGGGCGCCTGGTGTGACCGCACCCTGGGGACTTCCATCGTCGAGACCCTGAATCGCGAGCTGGTGAAATGGGCCAGCGCCTTCCTGGATGAAGGCGAGGTCAGCTGGTCTATGCCCGAACGCGAGCAAACCTTTTACCGCGCCTGGAAGACGCTGGCGCGTCACGACCTCACGCTGCGCCTTCTCGGCATCTCGGAGGCGCCCGCCAAGATCCAGGCGCTTCCCCACCGGCCGGAAGAGGCCTTACTCCAAAGCCTCATGCAGCTCGGCATCCCCAAATCGGCCTGGGAGGAATACCTCGCACGGCACCTGAGCGCCATGCCGGGCTGGAGCGGCTACATCAAATGGCGAGCACACCAAAGCGACCATCCTTGGCAGGAACAGTTCCCCATCGACTTGGTCAAGTACCTGGCGGTCCGCCTGTTTTACGAACGGGAACTCGTCGACCAGGCCTGCCGCTCCCAACTGGGCCTCGCCGGAAACACCGGGGACATCGCGGCCTATATAGACCACCACCCGCATGCCTATTGGTTCAGGCGGGAATGGATCGCCGGCCGGCTGTCTTCCGACGCCGCCGCCATCGGGAAGAATCTAGCCGCGTCCGATCGACGGCACGATCACACGCAGTGGGAAGAGGCGGGACGCCGACAGTATGAAGCGGTCTTGAACGAGCACCAGGCCCGGGCCATCCGGCGCGGCGCCGACCGGCTGCTGCGCTTGGCGCAAGCCCTGTCGGTCCCTCTTGAGTCGGTTGTGACTACCGCGCCGTCGGATGCCCGCACCATCCTCCAATGGCTGGAGGACTTTCCTCCGTCACACCATGGAGCCGTCTGGCTCGAAGCCTTCGAGGGCAGTCATCGCCATCAGTTGCTCAGCGAGCTGCAAACCGCCGCCCAGCAGCCTCCCTCCACTCCCTCGTTGGGTGAGGGGGACAGCGGATCTCGCCCGCTGGCCCAAGTGGTGTTCTGCATCGACGTCCGGTCGGAAGTGTTTCGCCGCCACCTGGAAGACCGCGGCGGGTATGAAACCTTGGGCCTCGCCGGATTTTTCGGCGTCCCCCTGTACTACCAGCCGTTCAACGCGCACCATACGGTCACCCATTGTCCGGTGCTGCTGAAACCGAAGAACCACGTTCGCGAGCTGCCCCGCAGTTACCACGGTGTGCTCGCCGAACGGCACAAGACCGCCGCGCAACTCGCGGAAGCCGCGCACACGCTGCTCCATGACCTGAAGGAAAACGTGGTCACACCCTATGTCATGGTGGAGGCGCTCGGCTGGTTTTTCAGCCTGCCCTTTTTCGGAAAGACACTGCTCCCCCGCTGGTACCATGCGATCGGTCGATGGCTCCGCGAGATGTTGACGCCGGCTATGGCCACCACCCTGACGGTCGACAAACTTTCCCGGGAAGAGGCGGAGGAAATGGTGGCGGCCGAGCAGCGGGGCCAGATTCGGGAAATCCTCCGGGCGCGCTTCGGCCTCAGCGGACCGACGCTCTCTCCGACATTGCTGGAGTCAATCCGCAGGAACGCCTTAGGCCAGGCAGACCCGACCGGAAGCGAAGTGGCCGCCCTGCTCTCGCTCACGACGGAGAACGAGCAAGCGCTCTACCGCGACCTGCGCGAACACCAACGGATCAGCCCGCGCGGGGTCTCGGAGCGTCTCGACCGCATTACCCAAACGGGATTCTCCGTCTCCGAGCAAACGTACTTCGTGGAAGCCGCTCTCCGCCTGATGGGACTCACGTCGAATTTTTCGCGGATGGTGATTTTCTGCGCCCATGGCAGTACGTCGCAGAACAATCCCTACGAGTCGGCGCTCGATTGCGGCGCCTGCGGCGGCAATCAAGGCCTGCCCAACGCGCGAGCCATCGCCGCCATGGCGAACCATCCGGCCGTGCGGGCCCAATTGCTCGCCCGTGGCATTACCATTCCCGGAGATACCCATTTTCTGGCCGCGCAACATGACACCACCACCGACCGCGTTCGCATCGTCGACTTGGAAGATGTGCCCGCCACGCACCGGAAGGATCTCCAACGCTTGCTCACAGACCTGGACGAAGCCGGCACGCAGGCGTCGCTGGAGCGGAACCGCGCCCTCGGTCAGGTGGCTGCACCGTCGGACAGCCGCCGGTCTCGGCTTTTAGCTCAGCGAAGAAGCGAGGATTGGTCCGAGGTCCGTCCGGAATGGGGCCTGTCGCGGAACAGCGCGATGATCATCGGACGACGCGCCTTGACGCAGCCGGTGGACTTACGGGGCCGCGCCTTCCTCCATTCGTACGACCACCGGCAGGACGCCTCCGGCAAACTGCTCGAGGCCATCATGACCGCTCCGCTGGTGGTCGCCCAGTGGATCAACATGGAGCATTACTTTTCCACCGTCGACAACGAGGTGTACGGCAGCAGCAGCAAGGTCTATCACAACGTCGTCGGCCGGATCGGGGTGATGACGGGTGTGTGGAGCGATCTCCGGATCGGGCTTCCCGCCCAAACCGTCCTGAACGGTGGAGAGCCATACCACGAGCCCATGCGGTTGTTGGCGATCATCGAAGCTCCCCCGGCGCGCATCCGCGCAATCGTGGATCGGCACCCGCTGTTGGAACAATTATTCCGTTTGCGATGGGTCACGCTCGTGGCGTTGGACCCGCAGGACAACCGCTTTTATCACTACGACCCTTCCGGCGAATGGAGAGGAGGAGACACGAACGATGCTCGGGTTCACACTGCATCCCATGAAGGAAATTAA